A region of Crenobacter cavernae DNA encodes the following proteins:
- the hemL gene encoding glutamate-1-semialdehyde 2,1-aminomutase has product MNRNETLFDRAKAHIPGGVNSPVRAFGSVGGTPRFVSRAEGAYFWDADDKRYIDYIGSWGPAILGHARKEVIDAVKQAADFGLSFGAPTEGEITIAEEICKLVPSIEQVRLVSSGTEATMSAIRLARGFTGRDAIVKFEGCYHGHSDSLLVKAGSGLLTFGNPSSAGVPADFTKHTLVLEYNNVEQLERTFAEIGDTIACVILEPIAGNMNLIKPSAEFIAALRTLTEKHGALLIYDEVMTGFRVGLGCAQGLHGIKPDLTTLGKVVGGGMPLAAFGGRADVMGKIAPLGPVYQAGTLSGNPLAVAAGLATLKLVQEPGFYETLSARTASLAEGLAAAAKEAGVPMCTDSVGGMFGVYFSETVPTGYAAVTASDRERFNRFFHAMLAEGVYLAPSAYEAGFVSIAHSEDDIALTIAAARRALARV; this is encoded by the coding sequence ATGAACCGCAACGAAACCCTGTTCGACCGCGCCAAGGCGCACATCCCCGGCGGCGTGAATTCGCCGGTGCGCGCCTTCGGCTCGGTCGGCGGCACGCCGCGCTTCGTCTCGCGCGCAGAAGGCGCCTACTTCTGGGACGCCGACGACAAGCGCTACATCGACTACATCGGCTCCTGGGGCCCGGCCATCCTCGGCCACGCGCGTAAGGAAGTCATCGACGCCGTCAAACAGGCCGCCGACTTCGGCCTGTCGTTCGGCGCGCCGACCGAGGGCGAGATCACCATCGCCGAGGAAATCTGCAAGCTGGTGCCGAGCATCGAGCAGGTGCGGCTGGTGTCGTCCGGCACCGAGGCGACGATGAGCGCGATCCGCCTCGCGCGCGGCTTCACCGGCCGCGACGCCATCGTCAAGTTCGAGGGCTGCTACCACGGCCATTCCGACTCGCTCTTGGTGAAGGCCGGCTCGGGCCTGTTGACCTTCGGCAACCCGAGCTCCGCCGGCGTGCCGGCCGACTTCACCAAGCACACGCTGGTGCTCGAGTACAACAACGTCGAGCAGCTCGAGCGCACCTTCGCCGAGATCGGCGACACCATCGCTTGCGTGATCCTCGAGCCGATCGCCGGCAACATGAACCTGATCAAGCCGTCGGCCGAGTTCATCGCCGCGCTGCGAACGCTCACTGAAAAGCACGGCGCGCTGCTGATCTACGACGAGGTGATGACCGGTTTTCGCGTCGGTTTGGGCTGCGCTCAGGGCCTGCACGGCATCAAGCCGGACCTGACGACGCTGGGCAAGGTGGTCGGCGGCGGCATGCCGCTGGCGGCCTTCGGCGGCCGCGCCGACGTGATGGGCAAGATCGCGCCGCTCGGCCCGGTCTACCAGGCCGGCACGCTGTCGGGCAACCCGCTGGCGGTCGCCGCCGGTCTGGCGACCTTGAAGCTGGTGCAGGAGCCGGGCTTCTACGAGACGCTTTCCGCGCGCACCGCAAGCTTGGCCGAGGGCCTGGCCGCCGCTGCGAAAGAGGCCGGCGTGCCGATGTGCACCGACTCGGTCGGCGGCATGTTCGGCGTCTACTTCAGCGAAACGGTGCCGACCGGCTACGCCGCCGTCACCGCGTCCGACCGCGAGCGCTTCAACCGCTTCTTCCACGCGATGCTAGCCGAAGGCGTGTACCTCGCACCGTCGGCTTACGAGGCGGGTTTCGTGTCGATTGCACATAGCGAAGATGACATCGCCTTGACCATCGCCGCGGCACGCCGGGCGCTGGCTCGCGTGTAA
- the thiE gene encoding thiamine phosphate synthase, giving the protein MTKNFRGLYAITPDTADTDGLLAKTRAILEGGAAIVQYRNKSSDAALRRTQAEGLLALCREQGALLLINDDVELAREIGADGVHVGRDDAGIADARRVLGADAIVGVSCYDQITLAETAVAAGASYVAFGAVFASSVKPEAIRAPLTLFHEAKRLKVPSVAIGGIGPANAQQVVDAGADAISLISALYDAADPKAVARELAALYR; this is encoded by the coding sequence ATGACTAAAAATTTCCGCGGCCTGTACGCGATCACCCCGGACACCGCCGACACCGACGGCCTGCTCGCCAAGACGCGCGCCATCCTCGAAGGCGGCGCGGCCATCGTGCAGTACCGCAACAAGAGCAGCGACGCCGCGCTGCGCCGCACGCAGGCAGAAGGCTTATTGGCGCTGTGCCGCGAACAGGGCGCGCTCCTGCTGATCAACGACGACGTCGAGCTGGCGCGCGAGATCGGCGCCGACGGCGTCCACGTCGGAAGGGACGACGCCGGCATCGCCGACGCACGCCGCGTACTCGGCGCCGACGCCATCGTCGGCGTCTCGTGCTACGACCAGATCACGCTGGCCGAAACGGCGGTCGCCGCCGGCGCGAGCTACGTCGCGTTCGGCGCGGTGTTTGCGTCCAGCGTGAAACCCGAGGCGATCCGCGCGCCGCTGACGCTGTTCCATGAAGCGAAGCGCCTCAAGGTGCCGAGCGTCGCGATCGGCGGCATCGGCCCGGCCAACGCGCAGCAGGTCGTCGACGCCGGCGCCGACGCGATCTCGCTGATCTCGGCGCTGTACGACGCGGCCGACCCCAAGGCCGTCGCGCGCGAACTGGCCGCGCTGTACCGCTGA
- a CDS encoding APC family permease: protein MSSQEDVLPVGTLNPSAQQAAQSHDLHRNLTWKDAFWVTSGVPAGVLFTIGGVSATVGQPAWFIWILAILVGFAQCFTYAEISGLYPHKSGGASIYGALGWVRYSKFVAPVSVWCNWIAWSPMLALGTSLAAGYMLSCLFPADSVINSWQLTLLDMGFISKGLTLRINSTFILATIFLLITFKLQHSGAAAAAKTQRILGIASLTPLVVVALVPLITGDMPSTNFLPLLPLTHDASGASVMGSWNAAGISTAMGAMFLACWSTFGFETAVCYTREFKNPQKDTFKAIFSSGLLCLFMFIAVPIAFQGELGLTGMLAPSIVDGSGVGATMAKFVGGGAVVFNVIVVMLVLSILLIVMTSMMGSSRTLYQASVDGWLPKYLSHVNEHGAPTRAMWTDLIFNLFLLLMSSYMAILSISNVCYMIFVFLNLQSGWIHRLDRADWPRPYKCKNWLLALGALCGFFDLAMVGAGANFLGENTLRNGLIATFLIVPVFVYRHYVQDKGRFPESMRQDMELPHARAGILPYLALAAGVAVVWIAAELTVIG, encoded by the coding sequence GTGAGTTCGCAAGAAGACGTGCTGCCCGTCGGCACGCTAAACCCATCCGCGCAGCAAGCGGCGCAAAGCCACGACCTGCATCGCAACCTCACGTGGAAAGACGCGTTCTGGGTCACCAGCGGCGTTCCGGCCGGCGTGCTGTTCACCATCGGCGGCGTGTCCGCCACCGTCGGCCAGCCGGCGTGGTTCATCTGGATCCTCGCCATCCTGGTCGGCTTCGCGCAGTGCTTCACCTACGCCGAGATCTCCGGGCTCTACCCGCACAAATCGGGCGGCGCTTCCATTTACGGCGCGCTCGGCTGGGTGCGCTACAGCAAGTTCGTCGCGCCCGTTTCTGTGTGGTGTAACTGGATCGCGTGGTCGCCGATGCTGGCGCTGGGCACCAGTCTCGCCGCCGGCTATATGCTGAGTTGCCTGTTCCCGGCCGACTCGGTCATCAACAGCTGGCAGCTGACGCTGCTCGATATGGGCTTCATCAGCAAGGGGCTGACGCTGAGGATCAACTCGACCTTCATCCTCGCGACGATCTTCCTGTTGATCACCTTCAAGCTGCAGCACAGCGGCGCCGCCGCGGCCGCGAAGACGCAGCGCATCCTCGGCATCGCGTCGCTGACGCCGCTGGTCGTCGTCGCGCTGGTGCCCTTGATCACCGGCGACATGCCGTCGACGAACTTCCTGCCCTTGTTGCCGCTGACGCACGACGCCTCCGGCGCGTCGGTGATGGGCAGCTGGAACGCCGCCGGCATCAGCACCGCGATGGGCGCGATGTTCCTCGCGTGCTGGTCGACCTTCGGCTTCGAGACCGCGGTCTGCTATACGCGGGAATTCAAGAATCCGCAGAAGGACACCTTCAAGGCGATCTTCTCGTCCGGCCTGTTGTGCCTGTTCATGTTCATCGCGGTGCCGATCGCGTTCCAGGGCGAACTGGGCCTCACCGGCATGCTCGCGCCGAGCATCGTCGACGGCTCCGGCGTCGGCGCGACGATGGCCAAGTTCGTCGGCGGCGGCGCGGTGGTGTTCAACGTGATCGTCGTGATGCTGGTGCTGTCGATCCTGTTGATCGTGATGACGTCGATGATGGGTTCGTCGCGCACGCTGTACCAGGCGTCGGTCGACGGCTGGCTGCCGAAATACCTGTCGCACGTGAACGAGCACGGCGCGCCGACGCGCGCGATGTGGACCGACCTGATCTTCAACCTGTTCCTGCTGTTGATGTCGAGCTACATGGCGATCCTGTCGATCTCCAACGTCTGCTACATGATCTTCGTCTTCCTCAACCTGCAGTCGGGCTGGATCCACCGCCTCGACCGCGCCGACTGGCCGCGTCCGTACAAGTGCAAGAACTGGCTGTTGGCGCTCGGCGCGCTGTGCGGCTTCTTCGACCTCGCGATGGTCGGCGCCGGCGCCAACTTCCTCGGGGAAAACACGCTGCGCAACGGCCTGATCGCCACCTTCCTGATCGTGCCGGTGTTCGTCTACCGCCACTACGTGCAGGACAAGGGCCGCTTCCCCGAGTCGATGCGCCAGGACATGGAACTGCCGCACGCGCGCGCCGGGATACTGCCTTACCTCGCGCTCGCCGCCGGCGTCGCCGTGGTGTGGATCGCCGCCGAGCTGACCGTCATCGGCTGA
- a CDS encoding PDR/VanB family oxidoreductase encodes MNDALKVRVARIEQLAAGIKRFTLEARDGSPLPAFDSGSHVVVHMDGGRISNAYSLTGSLDGTSCYRISVRLEEASRGGSRHMHENVAEGDELEIDPPGNLFGLADAAGKHLLIAGGIGITPFMTHIQALAKQNAGFELHYCFRNRQSAAYLDSLPLLLTDAQLSLYESDLGGRLELAALLAEQPQDTHVYVCGPASLNDAVIDTARAAGWSEERIHYEQFRNDVDKTGGAFEVELAKSGVTLSVGADDTLLRAIEKAGIKVDCMCREGICGSCETAILEGEADHRDAYLSDDEKAAQKTMMLCVSRARGQRLVLDL; translated from the coding sequence ATGAACGACGCGCTCAAAGTCCGGGTCGCCCGCATCGAACAGCTGGCCGCCGGCATCAAACGTTTCACCCTCGAAGCCCGCGACGGCTCGCCTTTGCCCGCCTTCGACAGCGGCAGCCACGTCGTCGTTCACATGGACGGCGGCAGGATCAGCAACGCCTACTCGCTGACCGGATCACTCGACGGCACCAGCTGCTACCGCATCAGCGTGCGCCTCGAGGAAGCATCGCGTGGCGGTTCGCGCCATATGCACGAGAACGTCGCCGAGGGCGACGAACTCGAGATCGACCCGCCCGGCAACCTGTTCGGCCTGGCCGACGCGGCCGGCAAGCACCTGTTGATCGCCGGCGGCATCGGCATCACACCGTTCATGACGCATATCCAGGCGCTAGCCAAGCAGAACGCCGGCTTCGAGCTGCACTACTGTTTCCGCAACCGCCAGAGCGCCGCCTACCTGGACAGCCTGCCGCTCCTGCTGACCGACGCGCAGCTCAGCCTCTACGAGAGCGACCTCGGCGGGCGGCTCGAGCTCGCCGCCCTGTTGGCCGAGCAGCCGCAAGACACCCACGTCTACGTCTGCGGCCCGGCGTCGCTCAACGACGCGGTGATCGACACGGCGCGTGCGGCCGGCTGGAGCGAAGAACGCATCCACTACGAACAATTCCGCAACGACGTCGACAAGACCGGCGGCGCGTTCGAGGTCGAGCTCGCGAAGAGCGGCGTGACGCTCAGCGTCGGCGCCGACGACACGCTACTGCGCGCGATCGAGAAGGCCGGGATCAAGGTCGACTGCATGTGCCGCGAAGGCATCTGCGGCTCGTGCGAGACCGCGATCCTCGAGGGCGAGGCCGACCATCGCGACGCCTACCTGTCCGACGACGAGAAGGCCGCGCAGAAGACGATGATGCTGTGCGTGTCGCGCGCGCGCGGCCAGCGGCTGGTGCTCGACCTCTAG
- a CDS encoding CopD family protein gives MSYALLKTLHIGFVVSWFAGLFYLPRLFVNLAMAETDAERTRLLLMAHKLFRFMTPLAVLAALFGVWLMFSTGFSGGWLHAKLALVAVLIGYHAGCGRLLAAFDAGRNRHGHRWYRVFNEIPVLVMFVVIYLVVAKPF, from the coding sequence ATGTCCTATGCCCTGCTGAAAACGCTGCACATCGGCTTCGTCGTGTCGTGGTTCGCCGGCCTGTTCTACCTGCCGCGCCTCTTCGTCAACCTGGCGATGGCCGAGACCGACGCCGAGCGCACGCGCCTCTTGCTGATGGCGCACAAGCTGTTCCGCTTCATGACGCCGCTGGCGGTGCTGGCGGCGCTGTTCGGCGTGTGGCTGATGTTCTCCACGGGCTTTTCGGGAGGCTGGCTGCACGCCAAGCTCGCGCTCGTCGCGGTACTGATCGGTTACCATGCAGGGTGTGGACGGCTGCTGGCCGCGTTCGACGCCGGCCGCAACCGTCACGGCCACCGCTGGTACCGCGTGTTCAACGAGATCCCGGTGCTGGTGATGTTCGTGGTGATCTATCTGGTGGTCGCCAAACCGTTTTGA
- a CDS encoding M48 family metallopeptidase, producing MTLRSTILAALGVAALATGCASSTAGGATGSNRSQLMIVSAAEVNQGAALAYGQELSKARSAGALNSNAAYTRRAKDISNRLIAQVGHFRPDARSWPWEVNVFTSPDVNAYCMPGGKIGVYTGLIDKLKLTDDELAAVIGHEISHALREHSREQMSQEFVKQQGLSLALSMGKISGGTASVVDFVSQVGVSLPFSRSMETEADVIGMELMARAGYNPQAAVSVWEKMNQLSGAGNRSDFFSTHPSGSNRIETLKKNLPAVMPLYQRARAGR from the coding sequence ATGACACTGCGTTCTACGATACTGGCCGCGCTCGGCGTGGCGGCGCTCGCCACCGGCTGCGCCAGCAGCACCGCCGGCGGGGCGACGGGCAGCAACCGCTCGCAACTGATGATCGTGTCGGCCGCCGAGGTCAACCAGGGGGCGGCGCTCGCCTACGGCCAGGAACTCTCCAAGGCGAGGAGCGCCGGCGCGCTGAACAGCAACGCCGCCTACACGCGCCGCGCGAAGGACATTTCGAACCGGCTGATCGCCCAGGTCGGCCACTTCCGGCCCGACGCGCGTTCCTGGCCGTGGGAGGTGAACGTGTTCACCAGCCCCGACGTCAACGCCTACTGCATGCCGGGCGGCAAGATCGGCGTCTACACCGGCCTCATCGACAAGCTGAAGCTCACCGACGACGAGCTGGCGGCGGTGATCGGCCACGAAATCTCGCACGCGCTGCGCGAACACAGCCGCGAGCAGATGTCGCAGGAGTTCGTGAAGCAGCAGGGTCTGTCGCTCGCGCTGTCGATGGGCAAGATCAGCGGCGGCACCGCCAGCGTCGTCGATTTCGTCAGCCAGGTCGGCGTGTCGCTGCCGTTCTCGCGCTCGATGGAGACCGAGGCCGACGTGATCGGCATGGAGCTGATGGCGCGCGCCGGCTACAACCCGCAGGCCGCGGTCAGCGTCTGGGAAAAGATGAACCAGCTGTCGGGTGCCGGCAACCGGTCCGACTTCTTCAGCACCCACCCGAGCGGTTCCAACCGCATCGAGACGCTGAAAAAGAACCTGCCGGCGGTGATGCCGCTCTATCAGCGAGCGCGCGCCGGACGCTGA
- a CDS encoding rubredoxin, giving the protein MRTWMCLICGFIYDEEAGRPEDDIAPGTRWEDVPMNWTCPDCGARKEDFEMIEI; this is encoded by the coding sequence ATGCGTACCTGGATGTGCCTGATTTGCGGCTTTATCTACGACGAGGAAGCCGGTCGTCCGGAAGACGACATTGCGCCGGGAACGCGCTGGGAAGACGTGCCGATGAACTGGACCTGCCCGGACTGCGGCGCGCGCAAGGAAGACTTCGAGATGATCGAGATCTGA
- the waaC gene encoding lipopolysaccharide heptosyltransferase I, translated as MNILIVRTSSMGDLIHTYPALTDFARHFPDARVSWLAEEGFARIAALHPVVDAVIPIAWRRWRKSLLSAATWREIGACKRALSDPRFDLVVDMQGLVKSAIPARWAKSPLAGYDRDSIREPLASRFYDKRYPVSRQLSAVERNRQLLGRVFGYTPQGAPAFGIEAGDRLAWLPKTDYAVLLHATSRDSKEWAEENWVALAKRLAEQKGWISVLPWGNDAEKARAERLAAQIPGAIAAPKLNLTEAAALLGHASAVIGVDTGLTHLANALDVPLVGLYTDTDPSLTGVIESPRAKNLGGPGARPTPDEVWDALIALEGTA; from the coding sequence ATGAATATCCTGATCGTGCGCACTTCCTCGATGGGAGACCTGATCCATACCTACCCCGCGCTGACCGACTTCGCCCGCCACTTTCCGGACGCCCGCGTCAGCTGGTTGGCCGAGGAAGGCTTCGCGCGCATCGCCGCGCTGCATCCCGTCGTCGATGCGGTGATCCCGATCGCGTGGCGGCGCTGGCGCAAGTCGCTGCTGTCTGCCGCGACCTGGCGCGAGATCGGCGCGTGCAAGCGGGCGCTGAGTGATCCGCGCTTCGACCTGGTCGTCGACATGCAGGGGCTGGTGAAGAGCGCGATTCCGGCGCGCTGGGCGAAGTCGCCGCTGGCCGGTTACGACCGCGACAGCATCCGCGAACCGCTGGCGAGCCGTTTCTACGACAAGCGCTACCCGGTCAGCCGGCAACTGTCGGCGGTCGAGCGCAACCGGCAACTGCTGGGGCGCGTGTTCGGCTACACGCCTCAGGGCGCGCCGGCCTTCGGCATCGAGGCAGGCGATCGACTTGCCTGGCTGCCGAAAACCGATTACGCGGTGCTGCTGCACGCGACCAGCCGCGACAGCAAGGAATGGGCGGAGGAAAACTGGGTGGCGCTGGCCAAACGCCTGGCCGAGCAGAAAGGCTGGATCTCGGTGCTGCCTTGGGGCAACGATGCGGAAAAGGCGCGCGCCGAACGCCTGGCCGCGCAAATTCCGGGCGCGATCGCCGCGCCTAAGCTGAACCTGACCGAGGCGGCGGCCTTGCTCGGCCATGCGAGCGCGGTGATCGGCGTCGACACCGGCCTCACCCACCTGGCGAACGCGCTCGACGTGCCGCTGGTCGGCCTCTACACCGATACCGATCCGTCGCTGACCGGCGTCATCGAGAGCCCGCGCGCGAAGAACCTCGGCGGCCCGGGCGCACGACCGACTCCCGATGAAGTCTGGGACGCGCTCATCGCGCTGGAAGGCACGGCATGA
- the waaA gene encoding lipid IV(A) 3-deoxy-D-manno-octulosonic acid transferase: protein MSWRGVYGLAWRLGQPWVRRYLRRRGRKAPAYLEHWDERFGDGFSPKAVGAIWIHAVSVGETRAAQPVVAALRARFPDAPLLVTQMTPTGRATAEALYTGAEVRYLPYDLPDAVAGFLRVYKPRFGVLMETEIWPNLLFAAKDAGVPMFLANARLSEKSLNGYRKIGALIRPAVATLSGTLAQTRDDAARLAELSADPVLVCGNSKYDIAPPADKLTLAETFRAAIGERPVLVAASTRDDEEALLLDAWAARKTRDALLVLVPRHPERFDAVADMVEQRGLALARRSAGLEALNEDTDVWLGDSMGELFAYYAAGDVAFVGGSLKPLGGQNLIEPASVGRPVLFGPSMFNFKEASALALAAGAARQCEDAAGVIAAFDELIGNGKAREDMADAARAFTALHRGASERMAAFIAERLSER, encoded by the coding sequence ATGAGCTGGCGCGGCGTCTACGGCCTCGCGTGGCGGCTCGGCCAACCCTGGGTGCGCCGCTATCTTCGACGCCGCGGCCGCAAGGCGCCGGCCTACCTGGAACACTGGGACGAGCGCTTCGGCGACGGCTTTTCGCCGAAGGCTGTAGGCGCGATCTGGATCCACGCGGTGTCGGTAGGCGAGACGCGCGCCGCGCAGCCGGTGGTCGCCGCGCTGCGCGCGCGCTTTCCCGACGCGCCGCTGCTGGTCACGCAAATGACGCCGACCGGCCGTGCGACCGCCGAGGCGCTCTACACGGGTGCCGAGGTACGCTACCTGCCCTACGACCTTCCCGACGCCGTGGCGGGCTTCCTGAGGGTCTACAAACCGAGGTTCGGCGTGCTGATGGAGACCGAGATCTGGCCGAACCTGCTGTTCGCGGCGAAGGACGCTGGCGTGCCGATGTTTCTCGCCAACGCGCGGCTGTCGGAAAAATCGCTGAACGGCTACCGGAAAATCGGCGCGCTGATCCGCCCGGCGGTCGCGACGCTGTCCGGCACGCTGGCGCAGACGCGCGACGACGCGGCGAGGTTGGCCGAGCTGTCCGCCGACCCGGTGCTGGTGTGCGGCAACAGCAAGTACGACATCGCGCCGCCGGCCGACAAGCTGACGTTGGCCGAGACCTTCCGCGCCGCCATCGGCGAGAGGCCGGTGCTGGTCGCCGCCAGCACGCGCGACGACGAGGAGGCGCTCTTGCTCGACGCGTGGGCGGCGCGCAAGACGCGTGACGCCTTGCTGGTGTTGGTGCCGCGCCATCCCGAGCGCTTCGACGCGGTCGCCGACATGGTCGAGCAACGCGGCCTCGCACTCGCGCGCCGCAGCGCCGGGCTAGAAGCGTTGAATGAAGACACCGACGTCTGGCTCGGCGACAGCATGGGCGAGCTGTTCGCCTACTACGCGGCGGGCGACGTCGCCTTCGTCGGCGGCAGCCTGAAGCCGCTCGGCGGCCAGAACCTGATCGAACCGGCGAGCGTCGGCCGGCCGGTGCTGTTCGGCCCGTCGATGTTCAATTTCAAGGAAGCGAGCGCGCTGGCGCTGGCGGCCGGCGCGGCGAGGCAGTGCGAAGACGCCGCGGGCGTGATCGCGGCGTTCGACGAGCTGATCGGAAACGGGAAGGCGCGGGAAGACATGGCGGACGCGGCGCGCGCGTTCACCGCCCTGCACCGCGGCGCGAGCGAGCGGATGGCGGCGTTTATCGCCGAGCGGCTTTCGGAACGCTGA
- the thiD gene encoding bifunctional hydroxymethylpyrimidine kinase/phosphomethylpyrimidine kinase — MSTPPVTPPIVMTLAGSDPTGGAGLQADILTLASLGCHPLSVVTAVTVQDTAGVTDFLVMDAEWLVDQARALLEDMKVSAFKLGMIGSVENVAAIAEVVSDYPEVPLIVDPVLASGGGHAFADEDLIAAIRDMILPQTTIVTPNSIEARRLAAHDPDEEDALELALAAERLTQLGCEYVLITGTHENTRVVTNTLYDGQGQVRADSWERLPGSYHGSGCTLASAIAGILASGSSIADAVREAQDYTYQTLKNAFRPGMGQFIPDRLYWARKEKSDD; from the coding sequence TTGAGCACGCCCCCTGTCACGCCCCCGATTGTGATGACCCTGGCCGGCTCCGACCCGACCGGCGGCGCCGGTCTGCAGGCCGATATCCTGACCCTGGCCAGCCTCGGCTGCCACCCGCTGTCGGTGGTGACCGCCGTCACCGTGCAAGACACCGCCGGCGTCACCGACTTCCTGGTGATGGACGCCGAGTGGCTGGTCGACCAGGCGCGCGCGCTGCTGGAAGACATGAAGGTGTCGGCGTTCAAGCTCGGCATGATAGGCAGCGTCGAGAACGTCGCCGCGATCGCCGAGGTGGTGTCCGACTACCCCGAAGTGCCGCTGATCGTCGACCCGGTGCTCGCCTCCGGCGGCGGCCACGCGTTCGCCGACGAGGACCTGATCGCCGCGATCCGCGACATGATCCTGCCGCAGACGACCATCGTCACGCCGAACAGTATCGAGGCACGGCGCCTCGCCGCCCACGACCCGGACGAGGAAGACGCGCTCGAACTCGCGCTCGCGGCCGAAAGGCTGACGCAGCTCGGTTGCGAATACGTGCTCATCACCGGCACGCACGAGAACACCCGCGTCGTCACCAACACGCTGTACGACGGCCAGGGCCAGGTGCGCGCCGACAGCTGGGAGCGGCTGCCCGGCAGCTACCACGGCTCGGGCTGCACGCTCGCGTCGGCGATCGCCGGCATCCTCGCCTCGGGCAGCAGCATCGCCGACGCGGTGCGCGAGGCGCAGGACTATACGTATCAGACCCTGAAAAACGCGTTCCGCCCGGGCATGGGCCAGTTCATCCCCGACCGGCTGTACTGGGCGCGCAAAGAGAAAAGCGATGACTAA
- a CDS encoding homocysteine S-methyltransferase family protein has translation MARYRSRLPQLSGEPFLTDGGIETTLIFHQGFTLPEFASFVLFADPDGRAALDAYFRGYAALAREHGAGFILESATWRANRDWGDKLGYDAASLADVNRRAIGQLLEIRDEFGDGPPMVVSGCVGPRGDGYRLGTMMGADEAADYHAAQIDVFAGTDADMVAAMTMNYAAEAVGIARAAQGAAIPAAISFTVETDGSLPSGQGLAAAIAEVDAATDGYPAYYMINCAHPAHFAALLDGDAPSLARLRGLRANASQKSHAELDESDTLDAGDPDDLGRRYQALRLRHPGINILGGCCGTDLRHLEAICRACLSVPKAARR, from the coding sequence ATGGCACGCTACCGCTCCCGTCTGCCGCAACTGTCCGGCGAGCCCTTCCTCACCGACGGCGGCATCGAAACCACGCTGATCTTCCATCAGGGCTTCACGCTGCCCGAGTTCGCATCCTTCGTCCTCTTCGCCGACCCCGACGGCCGCGCCGCGCTCGACGCCTATTTCCGCGGCTACGCGGCGCTCGCGCGCGAACACGGCGCGGGCTTCATCCTCGAGAGCGCCACCTGGCGCGCCAACCGCGACTGGGGCGACAAGCTCGGCTACGACGCGGCATCGCTCGCCGACGTCAACCGCCGCGCGATCGGGCAACTATTGGAAATTCGCGACGAATTCGGCGACGGCCCGCCGATGGTGGTCAGCGGCTGCGTCGGCCCGCGCGGCGACGGCTACCGGCTCGGCACGATGATGGGCGCCGACGAGGCGGCCGACTACCACGCCGCGCAGATCGACGTGTTCGCCGGTACCGACGCCGACATGGTGGCCGCAATGACAATGAACTATGCCGCCGAGGCGGTCGGCATCGCGCGCGCCGCGCAAGGCGCCGCCATTCCGGCGGCGATCTCATTCACCGTCGAGACCGACGGCAGCTTGCCGAGCGGCCAGGGGCTCGCCGCCGCGATCGCCGAGGTCGACGCCGCGACCGACGGCTACCCCGCCTACTACATGATCAACTGCGCTCACCCGGCGCACTTCGCCGCTTTGCTCGACGGCGACGCGCCTTCGCTTGCGAGGCTGCGTGGGCTGCGCGCCAACGCGTCGCAGAAGAGCCACGCCGAACTCGACGAGTCCGACACGCTCGACGCCGGCGACCCCGACGATCTCGGCCGGCGCTATCAGGCGCTGCGCCTGCGTCACCCCGGGATCAACATCCTCGGCGGCTGCTGCGGCACCGACCTCAGGCACCTCGAAGCGATCTGCCGCGCCTGCCTCAGCGTTCCGAAAGCCGCTCGGCGATAA
- a CDS encoding CYTH domain-containing protein translates to MAMEIERRFLVKDESWRDLAEGLRYRQGYLSVDPARTVRVRVVGDDAWLTIKSQVSAMSRHEFEYAIPRADAEQLMDAACPMVVEKIRYRITHAGHLWEVDEFFGENGGLVMAEIELPDEATEFVRPDWLGEEVTLDGRYTNAYLSQNPYRRWPK, encoded by the coding sequence ATGGCGATGGAAATCGAACGCCGCTTCCTGGTGAAGGACGAGAGCTGGCGCGACCTGGCCGAAGGGCTGCGCTACCGTCAGGGTTATCTGTCGGTCGACCCGGCGCGCACCGTGCGCGTGCGCGTGGTCGGCGACGATGCATGGCTGACGATCAAGAGCCAGGTCAGCGCGATGAGCCGCCACGAGTTCGAATACGCGATCCCGCGCGCGGACGCCGAGCAACTGATGGACGCCGCCTGCCCGATGGTGGTCGAGAAGATCCGCTACCGGATCACCCACGCCGGCCACCTGTGGGAGGTCGACGAGTTCTTCGGCGAGAACGGCGGTCTCGTGATGGCCGAGATCGAGCTGCCCGACGAAGCGACCGAGTTCGTCCGCCCCGACTGGCTGGGCGAGGAAGTGACGCTGGACGGCCGCTACACCAACGCCTACCTCAGCCAGAACCCCTACCGCCGCTGGCCGAAATAG